From Burkholderia sp. WP9, a single genomic window includes:
- a CDS encoding low molecular weight protein-tyrosine-phosphatase, producing the protein MSVHSILIVCEGNICRSPMAEALAIDLFPRLHISSAGLNALIGKKADPFARSVVTERGLCLDTHVARQLGWSMVKAADMILVMSAEQKKRVEDTYRFATGRTYRVGHFQKFDVADPYQKSKAEFEEAFASIEAGLKHWSYVLEELNV; encoded by the coding sequence ATGAGCGTCCATTCCATTCTGATTGTCTGTGAGGGAAATATCTGCCGAAGCCCTATGGCCGAAGCGCTGGCCATCGATCTGTTTCCACGGCTTCATATCAGCTCAGCTGGTTTAAACGCGCTGATTGGGAAAAAGGCCGATCCTTTTGCCAGATCGGTCGTGACGGAGCGAGGGCTCTGTCTGGATACGCACGTGGCCCGGCAACTCGGCTGGTCGATGGTGAAGGCCGCGGACATGATTCTGGTGATGTCCGCAGAGCAGAAGAAGAGGGTCGAAGACACGTACAGATTCGCAACAGGGCGAACCTATCGAGTGGGGCACTTTCAGAAATTCGACGTGGCTGATCCATACCAGAAAAGCAAAGCCGAATTTGAAGAAGCGTTTGCGTCGATCGAAGCCGGCCTGAAGCATTGGTCTTACGTGCTGGAAGAACTGAACGTATAA